Proteins found in one Aquibium microcysteis genomic segment:
- a CDS encoding vanadium-dependent haloperoxidase gives MRSLYKVLAPIAVTLLVLLLPNFGPAARADDRSAVDPIRDWYRLTLELVRHTPTYSPPVASRAFAYLGVTAFEALASGDERLHTLAGQLNGLTPLPARESGAALDDAVVVQAAMAAVVGDLFANTGPTGQRAIAAFGKKLQAKAAAGLPAETVARSDAYGRAVAAHILAWSRSDGGAVVENMGFPATYQPRNAPDAWVPTSLVAQQQAPLLPLWGSNRTFAMPDGSACGIPAPPAYSEEPGSAFYREAAEVHRTVLDLTPEQRAIARFWSDDPMLSPTPPGHWISIALRVLEDDGADAGRTAETLALLGVSMADAFIGCWHAKFEYDLIRPITYIRRVIDPAWEPILNTPPFPEYPSGHSTQSGAAATVLAALFGEDRAFEDATHVDDGLPARSYASFRAAAEEAALSRLYGGIHFRAAIERGLEQGRCIGAHVTALQTRR, from the coding sequence ATGCGGTCTTTGTACAAGGTCCTGGCGCCGATAGCGGTTACGCTTCTCGTGCTCCTTCTTCCCAATTTCGGCCCGGCTGCCCGCGCAGACGACCGCTCGGCCGTCGATCCGATCCGCGACTGGTATCGCCTCACCCTCGAACTCGTCCGCCACACGCCGACCTATTCGCCGCCGGTGGCCAGCCGTGCCTTCGCCTATCTCGGCGTCACCGCCTTCGAGGCGCTGGCATCGGGCGACGAGCGGCTCCACACGCTGGCGGGCCAGCTCAACGGGCTTACGCCACTGCCGGCTCGGGAAAGCGGCGCGGCCTTAGACGATGCGGTCGTCGTGCAGGCGGCGATGGCCGCGGTCGTCGGCGACCTCTTCGCCAACACCGGCCCGACCGGCCAGCGCGCGATCGCGGCCTTCGGAAAGAAGCTGCAGGCGAAGGCGGCCGCCGGCCTTCCCGCCGAGACGGTCGCGCGCAGCGATGCGTACGGGCGGGCGGTCGCCGCCCACATCCTCGCCTGGTCGCGCAGCGACGGCGGCGCGGTCGTCGAGAACATGGGCTTCCCGGCGACCTATCAGCCGCGCAATGCGCCGGATGCCTGGGTGCCCACAAGCCTCGTCGCGCAGCAGCAGGCGCCGCTCCTGCCTCTCTGGGGATCCAACCGCACCTTCGCCATGCCGGACGGCAGCGCCTGCGGCATCCCCGCGCCGCCGGCCTATTCGGAGGAGCCCGGCAGCGCGTTCTACCGCGAGGCGGCGGAGGTGCACCGAACGGTGCTGGACCTGACGCCTGAACAGCGCGCCATCGCGCGCTTCTGGTCCGACGATCCGATGCTCTCGCCCACCCCGCCCGGCCACTGGATTTCGATCGCGCTGCGGGTGCTCGAGGATGACGGCGCGGATGCCGGGCGCACGGCCGAGACGCTGGCGCTGCTCGGCGTCAGCATGGCCGACGCCTTCATCGGCTGCTGGCACGCCAAGTTCGAGTACGACCTGATCCGTCCGATCACCTACATCCGACGCGTCATCGATCCGGCATGGGAGCCGATCCTCAACACGCCGCCCTTCCCGGAATACCCGAGCGGTCACAGCACCCAGTCGGGCGCCGCCGCAACGGTGCTGGCCGCGCTTTTCGGCGAGGACAGGGCGTTCGAGGACGCCACCCATGTCGATGACGGGCTGCCGGCCCGCTCCTATGCGAGCTTCCGGGCGGCCGCGGAGGAGGCGGCGCTGTCGCGGCTCTATGGCGGCATCCATTTCCGCGCGGCCATCGAGCGCGGGCTGGAGCAGGGGCGCTGTATCGGCGCCCATGTGACCGCCCTGCAGACCCGGAGGTGA
- a CDS encoding MbcA/ParS/Xre antitoxin family protein has protein sequence MNVISVLPHDAALIAHVSDGTGLILVDRITDSFGMSKSQLAETAGIASESIFKSARSRSRKTQSRLREMLEILGRVEEWSGGPKQAMSWYRAQPIPAFGGRTAESLVKEGRATAVREYLDHVALGGFA, from the coding sequence ATGAATGTCATTTCAGTCTTGCCGCACGATGCGGCTCTGATAGCCCATGTCTCTGATGGGACCGGCCTTATCCTGGTCGATCGGATTACAGACAGTTTCGGGATGTCCAAGTCGCAGTTGGCGGAAACCGCTGGGATTGCGTCGGAATCCATCTTCAAGTCAGCCCGCAGTCGCTCGCGAAAGACGCAGTCCCGGCTTCGTGAGATGCTCGAAATCCTAGGACGCGTGGAAGAATGGTCCGGCGGACCCAAACAGGCCATGTCCTGGTACAGGGCACAGCCGATTCCCGCATTCGGTGGACGAACGGCTGAGTCTCTCGTCAAGGAAGGGCGCGCCACCGCGGTGCGCGAATACCTCGATCACGTCGCGCTCGGCGGCTTTGCGTGA
- the phoB gene encoding phosphate regulon transcriptional regulator PhoB codes for MIAAKVMVVEDEEPLCVLLKYNLEAEGYQVEIITRGDEAEIRLQESVPDLLVLDWMVPGISGIELCRRLRVRPETERLPIIMLTARGEESDRVRGLSTGADDYLVKPFSTPEFVARVRALLRRAKPEVLSSVLKVGDIVLDREAHRVYRRKAEIKLGPTEFRLLEFLMQHPGRVFSRGQLLDNVWGETIYIDERTVDVHVGRLRKAVNNGRMPDVIRTIRGSGYAIREA; via the coding sequence ATGATCGCCGCCAAGGTGATGGTCGTTGAGGACGAGGAGCCGCTCTGCGTCCTCCTGAAATACAATCTCGAAGCCGAGGGCTACCAGGTCGAGATCATCACGCGCGGCGACGAGGCCGAGATCCGGCTGCAGGAGAGCGTGCCCGACCTTTTGGTGCTCGACTGGATGGTGCCCGGCATCTCCGGCATCGAGCTGTGTCGGCGCCTGCGCGTGCGGCCGGAAACCGAGCGCCTGCCGATCATCATGCTGACGGCGCGCGGCGAGGAGAGCGACCGGGTCCGCGGCCTCTCGACCGGCGCGGACGACTATCTGGTCAAGCCCTTCTCGACGCCCGAGTTCGTCGCCCGCGTCCGCGCGCTGCTGCGCCGGGCCAAGCCCGAGGTGCTGTCCTCCGTGCTCAAGGTCGGCGACATCGTGCTCGACCGCGAGGCGCACCGGGTCTACCGGCGCAAGGCCGAGATCAAGCTCGGCCCGACCGAGTTCCGCCTGCTCGAGTTCCTGATGCAGCATCCCGGCCGCGTCTTCTCGCGCGGGCAACTGCTCGACAACGTCTGGGGCGAGACGATCTACATCGACGAGCGCACCGTCGACGTCCATGTCGGCCGCCTGCGCAAGGCCGTGAACAACGGCCGCATGCCCGACGTCATCCGCACCATCCGCGGCTCCGGCTACGCCATCCGCGAGGCGTGA
- the phoU gene encoding phosphate signaling complex protein PhoU, producing MGEHTVASFDQELESIDRLIREMGALSATMVADATRALLSSDNALAQRVISDDAIMDAKQREIDEQAITLIARRQPMAQDLRAVVSAIRMASDLERVGDLAKNIAKRVGAVGQSATPKPLSHSIDAMAALVHDQVGGVVALYAERRAEALPALRADDEKIDIQYTAIFRELLTYMMEDPRNITACTHLLFCAKNLERIGDHVTNIAENAYYVMTGRQLPMARPRVDETAVSDATA from the coding sequence ATGGGTGAGCACACCGTTGCCTCCTTCGACCAGGAACTGGAATCCATCGACCGGCTGATCCGCGAGATGGGGGCGCTGTCGGCCACGATGGTCGCCGACGCCACCCGCGCGCTGCTGTCGTCGGACAATGCCCTGGCGCAGCGCGTCATATCCGACGATGCGATCATGGACGCCAAGCAGCGCGAGATCGACGAGCAGGCGATCACGCTGATCGCCCGGCGCCAGCCGATGGCGCAGGATCTGCGCGCCGTCGTCTCGGCCATCCGCATGGCGTCCGACCTCGAGCGCGTCGGCGATCTCGCCAAGAACATCGCCAAACGGGTCGGCGCGGTCGGCCAGTCGGCGACGCCCAAGCCGCTGTCGCACTCCATCGATGCGATGGCCGCGCTGGTGCACGACCAGGTCGGCGGCGTGGTCGCGCTCTATGCCGAGCGCCGCGCCGAGGCACTGCCGGCACTGCGCGCCGATGACGAGAAGATCGACATCCAGTACACGGCGATCTTCCGCGAACTCCTCACCTACATGATGGAGGATCCGCGCAACATCACCGCCTGCACGCATCTCCTGTTCTGCGCCAAGAACCTCGAGCGCATCGGCGACCACGTGACCAACATCGCCGAGAACGCCTATTATGTCATGACGGGCCGGCAGCTGCCGATGGCCCGCCCGCGCGTCGACGAGACGGCCGTCTCCGACGCCACGGCCTGA